From Cydia strobilella chromosome 3, ilCydStro3.1, whole genome shotgun sequence:
TTGAAGAACTTCGGTTGAACTTCACTAATTATACAaataagatgggagtacgctctttcttgaaggtttgaggGTCgtatatcggtccggaaataccgcaggcgacagttttAATCCACAGTTTAGGTTCCATtaatatcaattaaattaaatatcttaaTAATATCATTATAACGCTGTGTCATAAGAATCCGATAAAAATGaaaatcaggcgggccgtatgcatgTTTAccaccgacatggtataaaaaaGTACTATTACTTCAGTAAATTTTATAACGAAAAAATAGTCGTAAAATATTCaacacgtacatacatacatacatacatataatcacgcctatttccctgAGGGGTAGGTAGGGAGGAGGGGGGGGGGTGTGAGATTCAACACATTGTGGTAAAATAAATGAGGGGCCCATTTcttgaacggtattagtctaatattattagtgtgttgccatggtaacccatacgacttgacagttcgcggactaattaaataggtaatagtagtCTAATACTTTTCAAGAAATAGGCCCCAGGAATGTGATTCTAGAATTGCATCACAAACATAATCCTGATGAttggaaaaatatttaatttaagtataatgtctgtatatgtattttgtattgtttttgtatacatacatacatataatcacgcctatttttCGGAGGgttaggcagagaccacggatgtCCACTTGTTTTTgtatatgtttttatattttacttacaaaatagTTTAAGTATTTCGTTTAACACAACATAATACACAAAAcataaaagaatatttattatttattattattataaaaggcTGGATTCtcctattaagtacctataaactGTTGTTGTATAAAATGTTagttttatattcattattGTAAAAAACCTTACCTAAGGTGAAAGGTATGTGCAGagaaaaataaactgtaattaccgtaaaatttatttagatCCATGCTGTAACGTAGGCAACTGCTTGACGCCATCTTGAGAGACCACGGCCACTTGGAACTTGGGCAGCTGCACGATGAAACGTTGCTGGATTTCTTGTGTCGACAGTTTTAGTACCTCGTACGCTTCTGATTCTGTTAGGTCTAGAAAGAGGGGATTTCTCGTACAGTcgccagatatatcggagctgccaGATGCTCGaacatattttcatttctcatgctctgaaagagggttatTGTTGTTCTCAAAtatgtgcagaaaatgatacgtgtccgcactagagcattttacgttcgaagtaataagcaattgaaatttgagtttttgttatacaatttccattctgatatttgactctccattccataataTTGCCTGCCtgcctcaagaaatactataaaaatgtgtacttagtcatgttttgaaaaaacacatgcatcttactttcctcgtatttgaAATCAAAAgaagagtgtttaactcgggtgaaatgcatcatttcagcctcggactattggcgctctgtgttcgagcgccaaaatacctcggcagaaatgggtgcctttcatcacttggttaacaatctactattgaacacgcactctaacgccttgacaatagaggtgtgttcagatatttgtgagcatctcggccgctccgatatatccgatgacGACTGTATAGATGCGACTGCaatgaggttcgaaattgcatggtgAACCTAAGTAAGCCTAACCGAAACGTGAATTGAGCAATATTTaggcccaactggggaagttcCAGTCTCTCATTGGCTCACGACTGCTCCAAGCAGTTATTTTGGGGCCGGTACGgacggactgcaacccaacTGCAACTTGTACGGGAACCGCAAGCCGtcgttgcagttggcgtgcagtcggTGCAGTtaccatacaaattgcagttggtttgcagtccgtctgtatcggccttTAGGCACAGTCTATAAGCGAGAAAATGCGGCATTCGCAGAGACTAATGCATTTAAGGGAGGGATCACGAggttcaataaaaataagaacTCTGTCTATTGCTCACCGAAGTTTCCTGTGAGGGATGAAGGAATATTCCTCTAGTTAGAATTTTCCGACCATGACCCATGGTTACATTAAAAATCTTATAACTTTCGTGCCGTTTTTCTATAAACTAGAAACTTATAATGCCCttattgtcatcatcatcaaaatGGAATAAAAGGTAACTTGGGTTATGATACAGACACATGACGCCCAAACTCAGCATGCGAGCTGGGCCAATTGCAGTGAACGCGGCATCTGTAGACTCACTCCCAACTCGAGAAAGTAcagctggggcccatttctcgaacgttATTAGACTAATTTTATTAGTGCACGCattgtcaaatcgtatgggttaccatggcaacacactaatattattagactaataccgttcgagaaatgagcCCCTGTTACGATGAACAGCTATGATGACAAATATTTGTCATCATCGGGCTTAGCGTtatagcatttttatcgcctgtcaccatgcccgttacgttctaacaagtatgtaagtgcgaaagtgacaggcatagtgacaggtgataaaaatgcaaccatgctgacaccgctggttatttcataaataaaactactaaCTTTGCTTGTAGTACCGACACAGGACGCCCAAGCTCAGCATGCCAGCTAGGCCAATCGCGGCGAAGGGCATCTGCAGACTCACTCCCAGACCTTCGAGGAAATATAGTTGCCCACCCTCTTTTTCATCGTAGCCGGCTAAGAGGGCACCGTTGTATGATCTCTGGGGATAGAAAAGGTGACTATATCACAATACAACTAATATAAATTGTTTACATAATGGCTACAACACCACCCAGGCACGAATGGAATTTTCTCACCCCGCGGCGGCAGATTAACATCCATCGATAGAATCTGAGTTCGATTAACAAAGCGATGATGGAGAGTAAAGTTCATAATATACAAGGTGGCTacttaataagtgcattcctgttgccagggaggttttgggattatctgagcaacttttactatgggaccaaccccgaaaatttactaattttaatagtaaaagttgctcagtaccaaaacctccctggcaacggcaatgcacttattttttagccaccctgtataccg
This genomic window contains:
- the LOC134756324 gene encoding proteasome subunit beta type-2-like, whose translation is MIAADQMVINSIIVMTDDHEKIFKINDKMIMAVVGEHGETQQFVQYLMRSMHLYQIRNNYSLDIGAVAHFARRNLADAMRRSRSYNGALLAGYDEKEGGQLYFLEGLGVSLQMPFAAIGLAGMLSLGVLCRYYKQNLTESEAYEVLKLSTQEIQQRFIVQLPKFQVAVVSQDGVKQLPTLQHGSK